In Plasmodium vivax chromosome 14, whole genome shotgun sequence, the genomic window TGCTGTACCAGCAGATCTTCCTCGCCAGCAGCAACTTAAATTTGAGTGCCGGCGACCACAGCCAGAGGATCAACCCCAATGACATCCTGcataataacataataaataagcTCAACCGGGACAAGCCGAAGGTGTGGAAATATGCAGACCTCCTCTCCGattataaaaacgaaattaacaaaaataatatgaacaacTTAGAAATGAATATGAACATTAATAACTCCCATgtggtgaaggagaaggacgaCCAGGAGTGCATCCTCCGCTTCATAGGCACCTACAATATCTGCCATACGCTCATCCCCATCACCCTGCAACTTTCCAATAATACCTATGAGGAGCTGGTCAAATTTATGAAGGTGTATAACTACCTCAGCATGGAAGAGCTCAAGTATGCCCTTCTCGCGAAAAGCGTCAACTGTAAGGgcctcttctttttaattattaattttttttacaagcCTAAGGCGGTGAAGAGTCTGAAGAAATACATCATCGATTTGAAGCTGCTCATGTACAATCGGATTCTTAAGCGGAAGAACAGGGAGAAGATGACCAATGGGGGGGTCAAGATCCACAAGATCAGCGAgatttcctcctccagctCCGGCACGTCCTTCGGGGGGATCGTCCCCTACCTCAAGGGGCGGAAGTCCCACACGGGGAGCACTCCCAAGGGGGGAACCATCCACACATCTGACACTCCCAAGGGGGGGCGCACCCACGTAGCGCATACCACGAAGGGGGAGCGCACCCCCCACAGTAGCAGCGAAccgggggaaaacaaaataaccaTACGGACCAAGGGGAGACCGCACCCCGAGAGCTACAACGAAATGCTCCTCCTCAACTCCCTGGACGATCTCGATTTCGCAAACACCCCCAACTACCGAAACTATTACCACATGCTGGAGAGGGTCAGTCTAAATATGTACTACTACCTGGAGGGCCTAAAGTACAACATATATCGCTTCCAATTCCCGGAGTGCATGAGGggcttcctttttcaaacGGCCACGGAGTACCTCTACCAGAAGTACAGTGCCTTCCTCATCGGCATAATAACCATCAACAAagagatttttttaaaccccgTGGACTACATCATTGGGGAGGAGAACAAGTTTTACTACACATCCGCCTTTTCGGGCATCATCCTGACCACCAGCCTCGACAACCTCATTAAGCTCTCCTCCATTAAGAACATCTCGAAGAAGGTCTATGAGTACAACGACCGCCGCATCAGCGAGCGCTTCCGGGGGAgagcgggggggagagcggcgggggggagagcggcgGGGGTGAAAGGGGATAGGGTGAACACCGCTAAACAGAACACCGCTAAACAGAACACCGCTAAACAGAACACCGCTAAACCGAGCGCTGCCACCGCGGCACGGGGGAAGGTCAACTTTGACCCCAGCGGCGGCCGTTCGGGCAGCGACGGGCAGGGCAGCGGCGAGGCCGACGGGCAGGCGCGCCGCCACTCGGAGCGGCAGTCGGAGGGGCAGTCGGAACGGCAGTTGGAACGCCAATCGGAGCGGCAGTCGGAACGGCAGTTGGAACGCCAATCGGAGCGGCAGTCGGAACGGCAGTCGGAGCGCCAATCGGAGCGGCAGCCGGAGCGCCCCCCGCGGAGCCACCTGCTCTACAACTTCTTCCTGGGCATCTACGAAATCGACAACTACATATCGGCGTACCGGGACATATTCAGCGAGAAGGACAAGCCGCTGCTGCTGGTGTGCGGGTGGCCGGACAACATACACCTGTTCCTCAAGCACCTGCAGGTGAACACGGGCAACTGGCTGCGGCacagaaggaagaggagaaggcgGCGCAGGcgcagaaggaaaagggaggaggGGCAGAAGGGGCAGAAGTTGCAGAAGGGGCAGAAGGGGCAGAAGTTGCAGAAGGGGCAGAAGGGGCAGAAGATGCAGAAGATGCAAACGGGGGGGACCGAGAAGGAGCAGCGTGGCGAACAGCGCATTGTGCATGTGAACAGCGCGGGAAGTGATGGTTCTTGTAGTGACGACTCAGGTAGCGCCGCCTCTGGCAGCGACGACTCCGGGGACCACTCCTACGACGAGAGCGCCGcgcggaggaaaaaaagggccgGCGGAAAAATCAAATACAACATCATCATCCTGTCTCTGCATGTGCCAAAGTTCAACTACGAGAACGACCTGATGGACTTCTCCCATAACGTGGCCTTCATCCGGGGGTCAGCCCTGAACAGCACCAACCTGATACAGGCCGGCGTGTTCTACGCGAAGAGGCTCATCATCTTCAACGCCAACCACAGCCTCTTCATAGACAAAGACGCCTACCGGATCGACAACGAAGTGATCATCATAAAGAACGTCATATACCAGCTGTACAACAGCGTGCTGAAGAGCCGCTTTAATTACATGAATTTGGTGAAGAGGGTCTTCAAAAGGGAGTTCAAGGACGCCAACATTAACGAGAAGGTGTTCTCCGGCGAGGTCCCCTTCCAGCTGAACGAGATGATACGGGTGAAGACGTGCTCGTCGTCCGCTACGTCGTCCGGTACTTCCTCGGCTGCTTCGTCCGATACCTCCTCCgctgcctcttcctcctctgcttcCTCCCGCTGGGGCGGGCCGGCGCTGgcgctgcggggggagggcaaaACGCTGAACATCTTCAACATCAACCGGAACCCCTACCTCATCTGCTTGATCAAAAACTCGGAGAGCCTGGAGTACATCGACGGAAGCATCAACCTGTCCTACGAAAATTACAACgacaatgaaaaaatgaacaaaatctGGGAAAACTGTGGAGagtacatatacacattcGAACTCGTTTCTGCGAACATTTTTGTAGATGAGATGTTACATAATttggtttccttttccctacCCATAAGTAAGTACGCCATTGAGTACTCAGTTATTTATTCCCTCATTGGGATTGACATAAATGAATACTCCAAGAATGCTAAGGCTTTCCACAAGAATTTAAAGTTATGTACAGGTCAGGTGAATTTGATTCCTATCCCGTCATACTTTTACAAGAAGAGTTTTTACAAGTGCTTCTCCTACTTCCTCCACAACAAGCAGTGCCTGTGCATTGGAATTTTGCGCTACATGGACATTTCGCCGCTGTGCAGGAAGTCCCGCAAGCTCTTCGTTCTGTCTTGCCCCTCCCGCACGATGAAAATTGAGCGCGACGACCAGGTTGGTGCATCTGTTCCGCTAGgcggagaaaaaagaaagcggcACCCTGCACCATTGAAGTGTTCTACGTTCTGCATTTTGGCATATCTTAATACACACGGAAAGTTGCTCAAAGGAGaggcgtaatttttttttttttttcccccccttcaggCCTACGTCATCTCGTACAACATGAAGTAACCCCGATCGGGTTAGggacgaaaaggaagagtACACATGCCTGATTGGCGACGCAGAGGAAAGGACTAACCGTGGAAGTGTCagcctcttcccccttcctcTCCTTGCGCAGCAGCGCGATTGGACTGCTGCCCTATTGACGCATTTTGAAACGTTTTAATtatctttaatttttaaattgtgaaGGATAAAGGTGGCGCTTTGGTTTggtttgttttgctttgtttCGCTTTGTTTCACGTAGCTTTGCTTTGTTTCACGTAGCTTTGCTTTCTTCGCTTTCTTTGctttctttgctttttttttttttttttttttttgttgtttgatttccccccctgcgctgCGCAGCagtgtttccctttttttgttccaagAACTGCCAGACAATTCGTGCTCCTCGTTCGGGCTTCCCCTGTTTGGTCGTTCCGCCTCTTGGCCATCACCGTTTGGCCGCCTCACCGGTTGGTGTATCATTCGTCTAGCCATTTCCCCattcgttctttttttttttttttttttttttaacccccaaTTTTACCTGACTGGTCAGGCAAAAACGAGAAAAAGTATTGCCTGCAAGGTGTACTGATTCGCTATCTGGTCACCTGATCTGATCATCCGCCCTTTTGCACATTCGTTCGCTTGCTCACCTTCCGCTGCTCCCCAGCGCAACCCCGAACGGAGAGGGCGGCAAAATGAAACCCGCGCGGAGGCGCCTGGCCAAAAGAATTAGCaacttttacaaaaatgtgagcgCAAATGCGCCCCTTTTCGCCACGAACTTGCTGCTGTACCGCTTCGACCGCGACTTGATAGCCACCCTGGTGCAGACATGTAAGAGGCTCCTGAAAAGGCATGCACAGGGGGAGACCAAACCCCACGAGGAGTACTTGCTAATCTttaattatgtaattttttcccacttgcaTTTTGTCCTCTCCGAGTTGGGCCAAAATAATACTCCCCACTTTGACATCGTCTATGATTTGTGTGAGTCCAAATGTGGGAACACTCCCCTTTTAAACGCAAAGAGGTTAACAAAAAGGCGGAAATGCAGCGCGTCCAAGTTGAGGAGGCTACTCATAGGGGGTGGTACACATGGCGGGTTGGATCACTCCCAGGGGGGAACTCCTCATTTGTGTAGCCAgggagaacaaaatgaaacttCTTACGAAAGTTACCaaccaggggggaggaggcataAACAAACAACTAGGCAAGAATCGCATGCGGAAAAACATCCACATGAGTGGAATAAGCACATCTGTCATGAAGGCTATCGGAAGAGGGCCCACCATTGGGGAAGCAAGCCGTTGGGGTATGCTAGCAAAACATATGGAAGGGTGCACATTAGCTACAAAGGTGAACGTAGCTGCACCGTAAAGTACATTACGAACACGTGTCTGCACAATTGGTCTGTGAGACGGTTCCCATTCTGCTCATCCATGGAGTGCTCCGAGGCGGGCGAAAGTCAGTTCGTTGAGCAACTCAAACGATtatacgcacatgtgcactACTGGATGTGTCTCATGCAGCTGAACATGAGGTGCAGGCGTAGCTGCAGAGTAGGCGAGTTGAAAAGTGAAGAGAAAGACATCTATGATggtatatacaaaaatatttacaactTATTCAAACGTATGAATAGGAATCATTTTGAGAGCATCCAAATgataaagaggaagaagcaacagCTTTCCATAACTCACAACTGCGAAATGGAGGACCTTATAAGTGCCACTAAGGGGACCGCAGGGGGTAACTCCAAGGGCACACAACAAATTAATGAGCTTGTCTTTAAGCATATAGCTGAGAAGGAGGCTCTGTGTAGACACGCGGAACACGAGGTGAAGGTCATGCAGCTTGTTAACTTGAAAGAGTACAAGGAGCATATCTTCTACATCTTTAACATCCTACAGAGGGAGAGGAACGTCCTCTCTTTGCCTCCTCTACCGGAGGACGAATTGGAGGGGGTAGATGCAGGCGTGGCTGAGGGATCATTACGGGTTCAGCCCAATGGGTTCTGCCCCTGCGCACATAAGGGAGGGCACCCCTATTTTGCGCTCACAGCAAAACTAGAAAAACTCGCAAAACATTTCCACCTCTTTTACCTGCACAAGCTGATCAAAAGTAATTTGCGCGTAGTCAGGTACCTTCACCTCCACGTCAGGCACTCCGTGTGCGACACGCTTAGCCTGTCCGTAGTCTTCAGCCTCGGCGAAGTGGAAGACCTCTTTCAACGCCACAGGAAGAGCAATGGGGAGTTCAAGGGGCGGCTCTACGGTTTGTTAGGTCGGATGCACCGCGAGCATTGCGTGGGGAGCGGCGGGGCAGACCAGTGCGCCGACCACTACGCAGGTCACTACGCCGATCGATGCCCCCACCGGGGAACGAATGGCACTCCCGCGTGGACGCACACCGAGTCCAAATATTTCGACGCTACGGGGCGGTTTAGAAGCAAATTGGGAGCACCGGCGGAAGAGAAAGCCCCCTTCAACAAAAGCTACGACAGTACGCACAAGTACTCCCGAGATGACTCCATCTGGTTTGTTCCGCAAGACAATGCTTGTGCTGAGGAGGAGTCTGCTCATACCCATCTGAGCAAAGTAACCCTAAGGGAGAAGGAGCTAAACGGACTGGTCCTCTACGTGGGTGAAGATGCCAACAGCTTCTGCAAAGAAAATGTCTACCAAAGTATCTTCAGCATCAGCATGAACAAGACagattttgtttttcccacTTTGAAGGAGCAGCTGGGGATGTTCCGCCAGTTTGTGAGCGGCAATGGAGAAgtgcaaggggggggagaagccgcACGGAAGTCCTCCCCTGAGATGCCAACCCAGTTGCGATGCGGAAACATCATCATAACGAGGCACACCAATTTGAAAATCGGAATGGAGAGGGGTGCcacccccaaggggggggaaaagagcgctaaaaaaggggggcacaatggagaggaacaaaatggagggcatcaaaacggagggggaaaaacaaacaaagcATCACCTTACGACATGACGGCGATCAAAAATCACGCCAATGACTTCTTCAGTTTGGAAAGAATTAACACGAGTAACCTCCCCTCGTCCATCCTGCCAATATACGAGCAGCTGAAAAGAAATAGCCACTACTTCATGCacaaggaggggggggaaacgtcGGTTCGCGCGGATGCGAAGGAAAGCGCAGCGTGTAAGCTGTGCAAGCTGGGCGAACTGGGCAAACCGGGTAAACCGCATgccaacattttaaaaaaaaagaaaattcacGTGGATGTAATTTTCCACATCATTATTCCCCAAAATGCGAACAGCAAAAGCTTCCAAATCATTTTACTCTCCCTGTTGAAGGTTCTGGACTTGTGTAGGAGCTACCACGTCTCCTCGCTGACGTGCCCCCTGCCCTACGTGCACGACGTGGTACATAAGAACAAGCGCCCCGTCGTTTATGCCTTCATGTACTCCCTCGTGTTCAGCCTCCTGAATTATGTCAAGTGCACGCAGTCGCCCGCCCAGCAGGTGCGCGTGCTGCACTTCGTCTTCCCCAATTTGGCGTTTCGCGAGGGGGGCGCGGCAGGGAGAGCGacaggaggagcggcagaCATAGTAGCACGCGGCGTGGCGGTGGACAGCTCCGTGGAGAAGAAGACGGCGAAGAAGACCTCCCCCCTGAATGAGGAGTCCCCCCTGCATCCAAGTGCCAACTCGGACGGACTTCCCAAAGAGCGCATGTCAAGCATGGCCTCCTTCATTTACCGTGTTGCCAACGACATGCGGGGGAAGTACACCCTCGTTGAGAGCATCTAACGATATAACGATGGAGGTTCTTTTGTTGGAAGGCACAAAGTGGAGAGGCCATATGGGAGTTACGCTTCTCTACGCTACGCGGGAGAaggttcacaaaaaaaaaaaaaaaaaagggaaaaaaaaatgaaaaaaaaaaagaagaaaaaaaaaactacccTGCGCGCGATCAAAAGTACATTCGAAGAAAGGGCTGTCCTTTACGCGCCGCGCCTCCTCCGAACACCGTGTCTGCGCTGTTCACGAAAAACTCGCTCTTTATTTCCAGCCCCATAACCTCACTGGGGTTGTAGTTTTTAAACCTGGCCAAGTCGCTCAGCATCTGCAGTTTGCGCGCAGCCAGGTCGCCTTCGTCCTGTGGATTGCCCCCCTGTGGGGCGGGCAGAAATATTTGATGGTAATGAAACCTGTTGGTTAACACTTTATTTAAGTCCAACAGGGTGTTTAGAATTACCAGCTCGGAGCAGACGTTCCTCACGAGCCGATTGTGATCACTTGCTTTGTTCCCCATGGAGCGGTACAGCTGGTTGACGTTCGCCTGGACCTCGTCGAGGGTGTCACGTTGGAAGTAGCTCATGAGGGGGGGCGCTCCCTCTGTGCTAGCGGTAGGGCCACAGGGTGAGCTGGCTGTATCGTCTCCGAATGCACTGTGGGGAGGGACATCCCGCTGCTGCGCGGCCGCCCCATTTGGTCCCTCACAAACTTCGATGGGGAGATCATCCCTCGGGGGTAGCTCCGCGATGCACAGCACCTTCTGGTGGAAAAACGCATAGCAGTTGAGCAGCAATCGGTTGAGTCGTTCCTCTCGcaggaagtggaagaaggaGACGATGGAGAGAGCATCCGCAAAGATGGCCGCATCATACTCTGGAGAGAtgttcttcgtttttttcctcaccagGTATATGAGCACATCTGAAAGGGAGTACAACACCTCCTTCATGCATTGCCTGACTTGAAATAGCTTATCAAATGAGAGGTCCCTCCGCTTGGCGTTGAATCCCTGGTTGGTCTCGCCTACTCTGCAAAACATATGTCTGAAGATCTTCTTAACAACTTTGGTCTTTCTTCTCTTCAAAATTTCGATCGTCTGTCTCGACTGGGTAGCCGCATGACAGGTGGACTGCTCCCCCTGGGTGGCCACTCCATCTGGGGAGTCGTAGCAGCAcataaaggagaagaaagaaTCCATGCACTCTTCAGATTTGTCCCTAAACAAGGACAGATACGAAACGAACTTGTAGACCACTTCACCAATGTACAGGTAGCTATTCTTTCCAGAGAAAACGAAGCAATGCTCCTTCATAAATCTAACGAAGATGAGGAACAGCTTATAAGAGCTAATGCCTCCTTGGAAAGCATCATTCAAATCattttgtaataaaaaaattttaaaaaaaatgataatatatttgatgAGGGGGTTTTCTTTTAAAGCATTTTGAGTCTCTACAGTGCTGATGATGGCACTAACTTGATTGAAGGAGAAGTCAACTGAAATTTGAGCATTTGTGAAGAAGCATTTAATTATTGGCACTTTGGCATTTATAATTGGCTTAATATTTGCGTTTTCAAAAAGCTTATTACTTTTCATTTCGCCATACAGCTTATACACATTGTTGATGTCGCTTTGGGTTCTATTGTAGATGCAGATGTCTACATCTGCGTTATAGAGATCCAAATCGGTGTTGCATGAACCGAAGATTAGCATATACACTTCTGGGTATATTCCCCTTATGAATCGCTCCACCTCTTTTACGAGCTTTTCCCTCATCGCTATTTCGTGCCTTCTGGGCTTCATCAGGTGAGTCAACTGCGTAACCTCCTTGCCCAGGTTATAGAAGAGCTCAATGGTGGAGCTCTCCAGGTACTGCCTCTGCGCGAGGCCGTTCGTTTGGTCTTTCCTCACGGGGGGTTCACgcgtggggggagaagcgggagggGGTGACGATTGCGATTGCGGCGGTGATTGCAGCTGTGGTGACGAATGCGACTGCGATTGCGACTCCCGTGGGGGGGCACTCTTGCAAGGCCGCTTCTCCCCGAGGACGGCCCTCGCATTGGCGTCCATCTCGCTGGCCATCATACTGTACGCATCCGCCGTGCGCCCTGTGCAGAAGTAGATCCTCCTCAAATCGTCAAGGTAGTGGCTACAAAAGGGACGGCCATTCTTTTGCATGAAGCGGGGTACGCCATTTTCATGCTCTGCATCTTCCCATGTGGGTTCCGTGCGCGGGGGgcttcttctcttcttcccTATGCCCACCCCGTCTATGCGCTTCACTTTGTAATTCTGCCTCCCGGGGGCGTTGTGGCGATCGGGCCCGGTTGCGCGACGGTGGGGGTGGCCTCCATAGGGGTTTCCTCCATAGGGGTTTTCTCCATAGGGGTTTTCTCCATAGGGGTTTTCTCCATAGGGGTTTTCTCCATAGGGGTTTTCTCCATAGGGGGTTCCTCCAAAAGGATTGCCTCCATACGGATTACTTCTGCACATCTGttcttcgtcctcctcctcgttgtGGGCACgtctcttcctcccctgcCCCATCTGTCCCATCTGccccttctgcttctgctgcttctgctgcttcttctgtttctcctgcttctgctgcttcttcagctgctcctgcttcttctgcttctgctgcttcttcagctgctcctgcttcttctgctgctcctgctgcttctgcttcttcaactgctcctgcttcttcagcagcttctgcttcttctgctgcttcttcttcttcagctgcTTCCACCACTCGGGGTTCCTCTTCACCCCGAAGCCACCGCTCACGCGCTTCCCCATAAGAGCGCCCATTTTCTTCGCGAGTTTCTTCTCTTTGTACCATTTCTCCATTCTTCCCaacaccccctttttgattcGATCCCCCTTGGTCATGTCTGGCCTGTGGGTGAGTGATCAGTTATATATCTGGTCGGTAGCTCCACCGATGATGTGCATCCCTATCTGAGGTGAGCGAACTTCGCGCGGGGGGAAGGTGCACCCCTCCCTGTGGCACTCCTGCCTCGGTGCGCGAACTTGGGCGGGACCCTCCGTGGGCGCCAAAGGGGAAGTTAACTATTTCCCCCACTTTGCAGTATGTATCTCTCCCTTTGGGATTTTACGCCGCTAAGTCGCTACGCCGCTGCACCGTTatgccgcttcgccgctacGCCTTTGCTGGCGCGAGGTGGTGGCTACGCGCGCCGAATGGAGCTGCCCCCGGGGGGAATTCCTcacgaaggggggaaataaaacagGCCATACAAAAGGCGAACCGAGGGGGTCACAAGGAGAAAGAAACCGCCAACCAGCAAAGGTACGAGGCACCCTCTCCTTTGCGAACtggggacaaaaaaaggaaattcaaAGGAACGAAGCTGTGCGAAGGATGCGCTACTGGTTGCTACGTAAATTGTGATGGCAGCGAACGTGAATGCcatgtgagaaaaaaaaaaaaaaaaaaaaaaaaggcccatACAACTGGATccctttttgtacatttcgtGGAAATACGCGAAAGGGAAATctacaaatggggaaacatggagatgtaaaaaaaaaaaaaaataggaggaAGTAATTTCCCGCAAGGCACATTTCGGgggaataagaaaaaaaaaaaaaaaaaaaaaaaacaaagcaaagcaaagcaaagcaaagcataGCATAGCATAGCATAGCATAGCATAGCATAGCATAGCATAGCATAGCATAGCAAAAGCGAAACGATCCGGGGGAGGCAAAACCCGGCGCTCCAACTAGCACTGTTCTCGCCACCACGAGGATCCCCGCTAACCAAACCTTcgcaacgtttttttttgtacgtgCAAAAACGCAGCACTGTGGTTAGCGGTGGGGAGGGGCTTCATTCTCCATGCGCATCATCCAACGCACATGATcgcgcctcccccctcgcCCGCTTCCGCTCAGTCGTATTCCATGCAGTCCGCCTGCACGTTAATCTCCTTGTAGATGTTTAGCAGGTGGTTATACTTCATGTGCATCATCTCGATGATGCCCTTCATCGTTTCCGACGATTTGAGATCGCCGAAGACGAGAGAAAAATAGTACTCCTTACAATTGGGGTACTCGTTGAAAGTCCAATTTTTcgaaatataatttttgttcttccactTGAGGAAGCATTCCATCAACTCCTTGGCACACTCGTCCACCTGGGGGTCGTTGATGGTGATCCAATCGCTACTAATCTTTGTTGCGTTATCCTGAAGGGGCATGGCGAACACCTGGCCGGGGTGACCGTCCAGCTGTTCTTCGCGGAAaggtttttccttctccagAGATTCgtactccttttttcgcAGGAGGAAATCGTCAAGTGTGCTTTGCATGTCCAGCTCGTTCGCAGCGGGGCACTCTACTGGGTCATCGCCCTCGTCGCCCTGGTCACCCGCATCACCCTGGTCACCCTCATCAccctgctcatttttttttttttttttttttttccagctagccatttcgcACTCTTCACTTTTcgcattttggctagcttgttcataaaaatttgttttgttcTGAACGAGGCCTTCTTTTTTGGAGCACTTacttttcgcttcttttccGCTTTTCCTCGCCGCCCCCTTTCTGTTGACCTTCCCCGTGCAGTGTCCCCCGGTGAGGTCCGCCATGGAGCTGCTGCGCTTCAGGTAGGGGTAaaactttttgttttccgcCTCCGCGAACTGGGAGACTTCCTGGGCGTACTTCTTCTCGAGGGAGCTGCGGCGGCTGCGTTTGGgcgccccccctttgggcGAGGTGTGTTTGGACGATCTATGTTTGGATGATCTGTGTTTGGACGATCTTTGTTTGGACGATCCATGTTTGGATGATCTATGTTTGGATGATCCATGTTTGGTCGAAgtgtgtttccccccttctgcttctcccccctcccgcTTTGCTCCCCCGCCCAGCGCGCGCGCCACGTACTTGGCGTAGCTCCTCTCGTAGCACTTGATGCAGGCGATGTACTTCAGGTCGGCGAAGCGAATGAGGGGGCGGATCTCAATGTTCGTCAGCTTGTACAgccacataaaaaaaatttttatttcgttaGTTAGCTGCTTGTAAAGggggatgttttttttttttctctccttcttGCGTTTCTTCCGCAGCCCCTTCTTGTTAAGTAGGTAGCTCAAGTTAACCAtggacacacacacatgtctGTTTTTAATCCTTTTGATTCGTCGGAGGAAATACTTCATCCCTTCGACTAGCCTGCTCCTCAGTTTGCTTAGGTAGTTGTAGTAAAACACGAGATGCTCATCGGTCGAGTTCGTCCTCGTCCCGATGACATAattctttttgcttcctcccttTGAGCCACTTAGCGAGTTTTTCCTCCCCGAGCTTCCATTCTGTGCGTTTTTACCATCCCTATCTGCCACCTCTTCGTCGTCTTTTTTTAGATAAATTTTgatttcctccccctgcagCAGGTATGGCGTGCAGTATTGAATGGGGATGTCTTCCCACCTGAGCGCGTTCAGcttctttatcatttttttaatttttttttt contains:
- a CDS encoding hypothetical protein, conserved (encoded by transcript PVX_123990A), yielding MRSSIAKKTPERDREGGNSSTNKGAEGTKKEVVISADVLQLSECREEEEAEGGGAFTSSTHGQRDQWKREEAAYQRRHSSSFGKHDGGTPNSEKNEDPFERTSYYGAQNRRKKKKKKNQIQMFRVQNYIYKAFTSVLSLFIVVLILYASIEISTNYGPIIIVYIIILEFGSMLISYILLQFPFFYRIIKNVFTRARNVNKYSHQYKPFYYDSPSNSEDKDSISIERGKRKRRRNTFALFSINRNNKRYSIKTLFTGYKSKRGKKKGRRGEAAGVAANGAASGVAASGVAAGGVAPNAVAAGSYKRQSIYLDDCNMWMNSDMKKVNKKKNFNLSRSLSFNIKLSDENHMMMKDSASLDNIKILLGHQTSKFVANKNKLKARKSSIYNKYVPLTFTSSYKNNMVTQFLKAHTENMRSVSSEYSSSGSEGDSGRYKKLYIGKRGAGGAVKHTGGSAAEDVVKHTARSAADDGADDGADDGADDGADDGADDGADDGANHTAGSADDDESGPKHMMNREIKSHSKDHADVAATLYAAKSAILFSNKKKKKKKEYKRLIKGRTRYFKRIRCINRVKKFFYFFINYNMKSSKSTNNLFLFFRGVSLYVKHRFMHYLSYEPVWIIAILIRIVLWCIVWLWAASYMERKPKNFQITEWNMKNVPSLYGYIECTFQWCGVFDYFFGLYFTNNKLKYIFSFFSLIDFITTPVSSLIMNAMCENKYSQNYWFLILGPLRFLRLVRAESTISSCFFWLSDVKIIIIGIIILALAILFTFSGIMYILEAPDVERAFVTPLDFVYFGVITMSTVGYGDYTPVTPAGKYLTMFIIITCISFVGAQFKRLKEAMFSPKTIMGIIPKQDDDYILILGPVSPTQLLYICKAINNSFPNSVECIFLFTPLPVVTYRFVYGSIVKNTNIKVCINGGNECFICPSIIYDAVINARALYILNNVDAEKYTLLYQQIFLASSNLNLSAGDHSQRINPNDILHNNIINKLNRDKPKVWKYADLLSDYKNEINKNNMNNLEMNMNINNSHVVKEKDDQECILRFIGTYNICHTLIPITLQLSNNTYEELVKFMKVYNYLSMEELKYALLAKSVNCKGLFFLIINFFYKPKAVKSLKKYIIDLKLLMYNRILKRKNREKMTNGGVKIHKISEISSSSSGTSFGGIVPYLKGRKSHTGSTPKGGTIHTSDTPKGGRTHVAHTTKGERTPHSSSEPGENKITIRTKGRPHPESYNEMLLLNSLDDLDFANTPNYRNYYHMLERVSLNMYYYLEGLKYNIYRFQFPECMRGFLFQTATEYLYQKYSAFLIGIITINKEIFLNPVDYIIGEENKFYYTSAFSGIILTTSLDNLIKLSSIKNISKKVYEYNDRRISERFRGRAGGRAAGGRAAGVKGDRVNTAKQNTAKQNTAKQNTAKPSAATAARGKVNFDPSGGRSGSDGQGSGEADGQARRHSERQSEGQSERQLERQSERQSERQLERQSERQSERQSERQSERQPERPPRSHLLYNFFLGIYEIDNYISAYRDIFSEKDKPLLLVCGWPDNIHLFLKHLQVNTGNWLRHRRKRRRRRRRRRKREEGQKGQKLQKGQKGQKLQKGQKGQKMQKMQTGGTEKEQRGEQRIVHVNSAGSDGSCSDDSGSAASGSDDSGDHSYDESAARRKKRAGGKIKYNIIILSLHVPKFNYENDLMDFSHNVAFIRGSALNSTNLIQAGVFYAKRLIIFNANHSLFIDKDAYRIDNEVIIIKNVIYQLYNSVLKSRFNYMNLVKRVFKREFKDANINEKVFSGEVPFQLNEMIRVKTCSSSATSSGTSSAASSDTSSAASSSSASSRWGGPALALRGEGKTLNIFNINRNPYLICLIKNSESLEYIDGSINLSYENYNDNEKMNKIWENCGEYIYTFELVSANIFVDEMLHNLVSFSLPISKYAIEYSVIYSLIGIDINEYSKNAKAFHKNLKLCTGQVNLIPIPSYFYKKSFYKCFSYFLHNKQCLCIGILRYMDISPLCRKSRKLFVLSCPSRTMKIERDDQAYVISYNMK
- a CDS encoding hypothetical protein, conserved (encoded by transcript PVX_123995A) — protein: MKPARRRLAKRISNFYKNVSANAPLFATNLLLYRFDRDLIATLVQTCKRLLKRHAQGETKPHEEYLLIFNYVIFSHLHFVLSELGQNNTPHFDIVYDLCESKCGNTPLLNAKRLTKRRKCSASKLRRLLIGGGTHGGLDHSQGGTPHLCSQGEQNETSYESYQPGGRRHKQTTRQESHAEKHPHEWNKHICHEGYRKRAHHWGSKPLGYASKTYGRVHISYKGERSCTVKYITNTCLHNWSVRRFPFCSSMECSEAGESQFVEQLKRLYAHVHYWMCLMQLNMRCRRSCRVGELKSEEKDIYDGIYKNIYNLFKRMNRNHFESIQMIKRKKQQLSITHNCEMEDLISATKGTAGGNSKGTQQINELVFKHIAEKEALCRHAEHEVKVMQLVNLKEYKEHIFYIFNILQRERNVLSLPPLPEDELEGVDAGVAEGSLRVQPNGFCPCAHKGGHPYFALTAKLEKLAKHFHLFYLHKLIKSNLRVVRYLHLHVRHSVCDTLSLSVVFSLGEVEDLFQRHRKSNGEFKGRLYGLLGRMHREHCVGSGGADQCADHYAGHYADRCPHRGTNGTPAWTHTESKYFDATGRFRSKLGAPAEEKAPFNKSYDSTHKYSRDDSIWFVPQDNACAEEESAHTHLSKVTLREKELNGLVLYVGEDANSFCKENVYQSIFSISMNKTDFVFPTLKEQLGMFRQFVSGNGEVQGGGEAARKSSPEMPTQLRCGNIIITRHTNLKIGMERGATPKGGEKSAKKGGHNGEEQNGGHQNGGGKTNKASPYDMTAIKNHANDFFSLERINTSNLPSSILPIYEQLKRNSHYFMHKEGGETSVRADAKESAACKLCKLGELGKPGKPHANILKKKKIHVDVIFHIIIPQNANSKSFQIILLSLLKVLDLCRSYHVSSLTCPLPYVHDVVHKNKRPVVYAFMYSLVFSLLNYVKCTQSPAQQVRVLHFVFPNLAFREGGAAGRATGGAADIVARGVAVDSSVEKKTAKKTSPLNEESPLHPSANSDGLPKERMSSMASFIYRVANDMRGKYTLVESI